The proteins below are encoded in one region of Acetoanaerobium noterae:
- a CDS encoding SHOCT domain-containing protein, whose translation MLQNFKQEIYINWSKIWFEFQLKIARRVLKNNRGEGTIDGTLTALSIVPADYIFFKNNEEKYAVQLSLLNTLLQENMLTLKEYEKVKGFLKQKYKVA comes from the coding sequence ATGCTGCAAAATTTCAAACAAGAAATATATATAAACTGGTCTAAAATTTGGTTCGAATTTCAACTAAAAATAGCAAGACGAGTCTTAAAAAACAATAGGGGTGAAGGAACAATTGATGGTACATTAACTGCTTTATCCATCGTGCCTGCTGACTATATTTTCTTCAAAAACAACGAAGAAAAATATGCGGTTCAGCTAAGCTTGCTCAATACCTTACTGCAGGAAAATATGTTAACACTAAAAGAATATGAAAAAGTAAAAGGCTTTCTAAAGCAAAAATACAAAGTCGCATAA
- a CDS encoding AAA family ATPase, which produces MKKRFNTIDGQTLMTMPLQPLEFVIENLLSNGLHVLAGSPKVGKSWLALWLAVTVSKGEEIWGNKVKQGDTLYLCFEDSQIRIQNRLFEITDEASAAVNFCTEQATLGGELEERIRTFVEEHPNCVLIIIDTLQMIRVSSTDNSYASDYSDLSVLKNIADELGIAILLIQHLRKENDNDPFNRISGTTGIQGAVDSSFILSEDVRGSGQAKLYCVGRDIEYREICLKRNEENIWEVVSDSFQNKDLLLHDIVLLISDFMKDKNYYTGSPTELSILLSVQSGDQISSRLLSKHIRLNLEELRKRFIHADFKKSNGKRIISLSAMRDDSDDNQETSQSAPDNDPFDPVK; this is translated from the coding sequence ATGAAAAAACGATTCAATACCATCGATGGTCAAACTTTAATGACCATGCCACTGCAACCATTAGAATTTGTCATTGAAAATCTATTATCCAATGGACTTCACGTTCTTGCAGGTTCACCAAAGGTGGGAAAGAGTTGGTTAGCTCTATGGCTTGCCGTTACAGTTTCAAAAGGTGAAGAAATATGGGGGAACAAAGTAAAGCAGGGCGACACTTTATATCTCTGTTTTGAAGATAGTCAAATCAGAATTCAAAATCGACTGTTTGAAATAACGGATGAAGCTTCTGCAGCCGTTAATTTCTGTACGGAACAAGCAACACTTGGAGGTGAGCTTGAAGAACGGATCAGAACCTTTGTTGAAGAGCATCCCAATTGTGTTCTTATTATCATTGATACCCTACAAATGATTCGTGTTTCTTCAACAGACAATAGCTATGCCAGTGATTATAGTGATTTATCTGTTCTCAAAAACATTGCTGATGAACTTGGAATTGCCATTCTTCTCATTCAACATCTGAGAAAAGAAAATGACAACGATCCGTTTAATAGAATATCTGGTACGACTGGTATTCAAGGTGCGGTAGATTCTAGTTTTATTCTTTCTGAAGATGTTCGTGGTAGTGGTCAGGCGAAGCTCTATTGCGTAGGCAGAGATATTGAGTACCGTGAAATTTGTCTGAAACGAAATGAAGAAAATATCTGGGAAGTGGTATCTGACAGTTTTCAAAATAAAGATTTGTTGCTCCATGATATTGTCCTTCTCATTTCTGATTTCATGAAAGATAAAAACTACTACACGGGATCACCAACAGAATTATCGATCCTGTTATCTGTTCAAAGTGGTGATCAAATTTCTTCAAGACTTTTGTCAAAACACATTCGTCTAAACCTAGAAGAACTTCGCAAACGCTTTATACATGCGGATTTCAAAAAAAGTAATGGCAAACGCATTATTTCTCTTTCTGCTATGAGGGACGATAGTGACGATAATCAGGAGACTTCTCAAAGTGCTCCAGATAATGACCCTTTCGACCCTGTGAAGTAA
- a CDS encoding SIR2 family protein codes for MMDYQVGVIKMKIEDVIYRFNTTPILFIGSGISRRYLNLPDWKGLLEHFAKVINNDPFAYSAYENKAKGLECKAGIMPKIAELIQHDFDVRWFADPSVRTVDGDVLELIKDSGLSPFKAEISAYIKRSTSVVPAYQDEVSMLSQISEKSISGVITTNYDSLLEETLIGFTKYVGQTELIFSAIQGIAEIYKIHGSVESPDSIIINESDYLLFENKSAYLAAKLMTIFMEYPIIFLGYSISDTNILSIIKSIVNCLDEKQLKMLEDRFVFVEYKKDIVGVDVSPFTIMVDNKPLGMKKIVLSDFMLLYRAMDHKKSKLPVKILRRFKQELYDYTITNVPTANLRVAALDDSRVDDEELVIAIGKVSDLGLKGLSGIDANEWYRNIVIEDLEFSADELLEYAFPKVLRQNSGKLPVNKYIASATKEFPECKEFADKWTFDNIISPTIQKSRNCLGGYVSVKQIWDQEKVSVERATRLISHLEETQIDINELECVLKEIFEEDINLLQNSSSPVRTNVRRLIMVYDYLKWGK; via the coding sequence ATGATGGATTATCAAGTGGGGGTGATAAAAATGAAAATTGAAGATGTCATTTACAGATTCAATACAACGCCAATTTTATTTATAGGATCTGGGATTTCAAGAAGGTACTTGAATTTACCTGACTGGAAAGGGCTCCTTGAACATTTCGCCAAAGTGATAAATAATGATCCATTTGCTTATAGTGCCTATGAGAACAAAGCAAAAGGCTTAGAGTGTAAAGCTGGTATCATGCCTAAAATAGCAGAGTTAATTCAACATGATTTTGATGTTAGATGGTTTGCTGATCCGAGCGTTAGAACTGTTGATGGGGATGTTTTAGAACTGATAAAGGACAGTGGATTATCTCCGTTTAAGGCTGAAATTTCAGCGTATATCAAACGGAGTACAAGTGTTGTTCCAGCATATCAAGATGAAGTCAGTATGCTATCACAAATTTCTGAAAAGAGTATTTCGGGCGTTATAACCACCAACTATGATTCTCTACTTGAAGAAACATTGATAGGATTTACAAAATATGTTGGGCAGACTGAACTAATTTTTTCAGCGATTCAAGGAATTGCTGAAATATATAAAATTCATGGATCGGTTGAAAGTCCAGATAGCATTATTATTAACGAATCAGATTATTTACTCTTTGAAAACAAAAGTGCTTATCTTGCAGCAAAGCTAATGACTATTTTTATGGAGTATCCAATCATTTTTCTGGGGTACTCTATAAGTGATACGAACATACTGAGCATTATAAAGTCTATCGTGAACTGCCTTGATGAAAAGCAACTTAAAATGTTAGAAGATAGGTTTGTATTTGTTGAATATAAGAAAGATATTGTTGGGGTTGATGTAAGCCCATTTACAATAATGGTTGATAACAAGCCATTGGGAATGAAAAAGATAGTATTGTCAGATTTTATGTTGCTTTACCGAGCAATGGATCATAAAAAATCTAAACTTCCGGTAAAAATCTTAAGACGATTCAAACAAGAATTATACGACTATACCATTACAAATGTGCCAACTGCTAATTTGAGAGTTGCTGCCTTGGATGACAGTCGTGTTGACGATGAAGAACTTGTCATTGCTATTGGGAAAGTGTCAGATTTAGGTCTTAAAGGGCTCAGTGGAATTGATGCAAATGAGTGGTACCGTAATATAGTTATTGAGGATTTAGAATTTTCGGCTGATGAACTCTTAGAATATGCTTTTCCAAAAGTTCTAAGGCAGAACTCAGGAAAATTACCAGTCAATAAGTATATCGCATCAGCAACTAAAGAATTTCCAGAATGTAAAGAATTTGCGGATAAATGGACGTTTGACAACATAATTTCACCCACTATACAAAAAAGTAGAAACTGCCTTGGTGGATATGTATCTGTAAAGCAAATATGGGATCAAGAAAAAGTTTCAGTGGAACGCGCTACGAGACTAATATCTCATCTTGAAGAGACTCAGATTGATATCAATGAGTTGGAATGTGTTCTTAAAGAAATTTTCGAAGAGGACATCAATTTGTTGCAAAATAGTAGTTCACCGGTTAGGACAAATGTAAGGCGGTTAATCATGGTATATGATTACTTGAAGTGGGGAAAGTAA
- a CDS encoding type I restriction endonuclease subunit R produces MPNFISEDNIEQAAISRLVNENKYDEINCMTAEPETLPDGSGRDNKKQVVLPSVLFQSLCKINPIIPVEVVHKVADELIKTPTTAELMHTNYLNYNKLRNGIQVEYEKNGRKTPDRLKVIDFEEPTNNQFTVVSQLWIKGEVHWRRPDLIIYINGLPIVFIELKNSNIPVKNAYDMNLQNYLKDIPYLFHYNQICVLSNGTETRLGSFKAGYEHFFEWLKTDDEKESPNRKDIRENAISLEYLIAGLLRKESLIDYIENFILFDRQRVKLIAKNHQYLGVNNVFESFKCRESLKGKLGVFWHTQGSGKSYSMVMLARKIKHKVPGNFTFLVVTDREDLDTQIYKNFLRTEFITKEEKVQPANSSALREELKTNKTILFTLIHKFRYDKGKEYPVLSERDDIIVIVDEAHRTQYKDLAENMRKGLPNAQFLAFTGTPLLGSKRLTNSWFGDYVSEYNFAESIKDSATVPLYYVNGMKEVQLQNDYLDTDLAEILENEELNDAERQRLENHYARELEIIKRDDRLDKIARHIVYHFPRRGFLGKGMVISVDKFTAVKMYDKVQHYWKEEIKILNAQIAKLREEEKRKELKAIVDYMRKVDMAVVISEEDKEEEKFNKVGLSVKYHRERLNNVDENGLDIEDNFKNPDHTLQLVFVCSMWLTGFDAPSVSTLYLDKPMKGHTLMQTIARANRVYPGKTSGIVIGYLDVFKSLKRALLDYASDDSEDIPVKEVDKLYVQLLETIEETKQFCLHHNVDLSRLIDEDDVFINLSLFGEFADILVSKDEVRNEFRVYANTVSNLYEALRPDIFKMDFEPVYKEAILYLKGIIDGKIRPEKLESAKEKINQLLDVSVIAEESGHYDANSGTALTISTSTPVDLSKLDLDELKNHFRKAKYKNLEISNLREHIEKKLAQMMRENVTRDKFSERFRHIIEEYNAGGSQNDQFYLKLLKYMEELKEEEARHIKEELTESELEIYDLLQKDKLTKEELKTVKLAARELYKTLTEKKKDLFVVGWEKDDQPKQKVRNEIMTVLNSYLPESYDREVFSNKINVIFTHIVDQAMMGFNWVA; encoded by the coding sequence ATGCCGAACTTTATATCTGAAGACAACATTGAGCAAGCAGCAATCAGTCGATTGGTAAACGAAAACAAATATGATGAAATCAATTGCATGACTGCTGAACCTGAAACTCTGCCGGATGGAAGTGGTAGAGATAATAAGAAGCAGGTGGTCTTGCCTTCGGTATTATTTCAAAGTCTTTGTAAAATCAATCCCATTATTCCGGTAGAAGTAGTTCACAAAGTTGCTGATGAACTTATAAAAACCCCTACAACTGCAGAACTTATGCATACGAATTACCTGAATTACAATAAATTAAGAAATGGTATTCAAGTTGAATATGAAAAGAATGGTAGAAAAACACCGGATCGATTAAAGGTTATTGATTTTGAAGAGCCAACAAATAATCAATTCACTGTCGTTTCTCAACTTTGGATTAAAGGAGAGGTGCATTGGCGTCGCCCAGATTTGATTATTTATATCAATGGTCTTCCAATCGTTTTTATAGAACTTAAGAATTCAAATATCCCAGTCAAAAATGCTTATGATATGAACTTGCAGAACTATTTGAAGGACATCCCGTATTTATTTCATTACAATCAAATATGTGTACTTTCAAATGGCACAGAAACAAGGCTTGGAAGCTTTAAGGCAGGATATGAGCATTTCTTTGAATGGCTCAAAACCGATGATGAAAAAGAAAGTCCTAATCGTAAAGACATCAGAGAAAATGCAATAAGCTTAGAGTATTTGATTGCGGGGCTTTTGAGAAAAGAGAGTCTAATTGATTATATAGAAAACTTCATTTTGTTTGATCGCCAGCGTGTAAAATTGATCGCTAAGAACCATCAGTACTTAGGTGTCAATAACGTTTTTGAATCCTTTAAGTGCAGAGAAAGTCTAAAAGGAAAGTTAGGCGTTTTTTGGCATACTCAAGGAAGTGGGAAAAGCTATTCTATGGTTATGCTCGCACGAAAAATCAAGCACAAGGTTCCTGGCAATTTTACTTTTTTAGTAGTAACAGATAGGGAAGATTTGGACACTCAGATATACAAGAACTTCTTAAGAACAGAATTCATCACCAAAGAAGAAAAAGTTCAACCGGCTAACAGCTCTGCACTGCGTGAAGAATTGAAAACCAATAAAACCATCCTATTTACACTCATTCATAAGTTTAGATACGACAAAGGCAAAGAGTATCCTGTTTTGTCAGAACGTGATGATATCATTGTCATTGTGGATGAAGCACATAGAACTCAATATAAAGATCTTGCTGAGAATATGAGAAAGGGACTTCCTAATGCTCAATTCCTAGCCTTTACTGGTACTCCTCTTTTAGGTTCCAAAAGACTGACTAATTCTTGGTTCGGAGATTATGTCAGTGAATACAACTTTGCAGAATCCATCAAGGACAGTGCCACTGTTCCTCTTTACTATGTCAACGGCATGAAAGAGGTACAGCTTCAGAATGATTATCTCGATACGGATTTGGCAGAAATTCTTGAGAATGAAGAATTAAACGATGCTGAACGGCAGCGTCTAGAAAACCACTATGCAAGGGAATTAGAGATTATCAAAAGAGATGATCGACTAGATAAGATTGCAAGGCATATTGTCTATCATTTCCCGCGCCGTGGCTTTTTAGGGAAAGGCATGGTTATTTCTGTTGATAAATTCACCGCAGTTAAAATGTATGACAAAGTACAGCACTACTGGAAAGAGGAAATCAAAATATTAAATGCTCAGATTGCTAAGCTGAGAGAAGAAGAAAAGCGAAAAGAGCTAAAGGCTATTGTCGACTACATGCGAAAAGTAGATATGGCAGTTGTTATTAGTGAAGAAGATAAGGAAGAAGAAAAGTTCAATAAAGTTGGGCTGTCTGTTAAGTATCACAGAGAGAGACTCAATAATGTTGATGAGAATGGATTGGATATTGAAGACAACTTTAAAAATCCTGACCATACATTGCAACTTGTGTTCGTATGCTCAATGTGGTTAACCGGATTTGATGCACCATCTGTATCAACTTTATATTTGGATAAGCCAATGAAAGGTCATACGCTTATGCAGACCATAGCAAGAGCCAATCGTGTATACCCTGGAAAGACCAGTGGTATTGTTATTGGTTATTTGGATGTGTTCAAATCACTGAAACGGGCACTTTTAGACTATGCATCGGATGACAGTGAAGATATCCCTGTTAAAGAAGTGGATAAACTGTATGTGCAATTACTTGAAACCATTGAAGAAACAAAGCAATTCTGTCTACATCATAATGTTGACCTAAGCAGATTAATTGATGAAGATGATGTGTTTATAAATCTTTCTTTATTTGGAGAATTTGCAGATATCCTTGTATCGAAAGATGAAGTGCGAAATGAGTTTAGAGTCTATGCCAATACTGTAAGCAATCTTTACGAAGCACTTAGACCGGATATTTTTAAGATGGATTTTGAGCCTGTCTACAAGGAAGCTATTTTGTATCTAAAAGGGATAATTGATGGGAAAATTCGCCCCGAAAAACTGGAAAGTGCAAAAGAGAAGATTAATCAACTACTTGATGTAAGTGTTATCGCTGAAGAATCAGGTCACTACGATGCAAACAGTGGTACGGCATTGACTATATCCACATCAACACCCGTAGATCTTTCAAAGTTAGATTTGGACGAGCTTAAAAATCATTTCCGTAAGGCTAAATATAAAAACTTAGAAATTTCTAATCTGCGTGAACATATTGAGAAAAAATTAGCTCAAATGATGCGTGAAAATGTTACACGTGATAAATTTTCTGAACGCTTCCGACATATCATTGAAGAGTATAATGCCGGTGGTTCTCAAAATGATCAGTTTTACTTGAAGCTGCTAAAGTATATGGAAGAATTGAAGGAAGAAGAAGCACGCCATATCAAAGAAGAGCTTACCGAAAGTGAACTTGAAATCTATGACTTATTGCAGAAAGATAAGCTGACAAAAGAGGAACTCAAAACAGTAAAGCTGGCAGCTAGAGAGCTTTATAAAACTTTGACAGAAAAGAAAAAGGATCTATTTGTTGTAGGCTGGGAAAAAGACGATCAACCGAAACAAAAGGTGCGAAATGAGATTATGACGGTATTGAATAGCTATCTGCCGGAAAGCTATGATAGAGAGGTATTCTCAAATAAGATTAATGTCATTTTTACTCATATTGTGGATCAGGCAATGATGGGATTCAATTGGGTGGCGTAA
- a CDS encoding restriction endonuclease subunit S, whose amino-acid sequence MGEWKIKRINQLGEISRGRSRHRPRDDKSLYGGEYPFVQTGDVKASEFYLSKYSQTYNEKGLAQSKLWKKGTLCITIAANIAETAILDIDACFPDSIVGFIPFDDEADVRFVKYSFDMLKKEMQLASLGATQDNFSVEKMLKFKFIVPDFKKQKRVSDILSTYDDLIENNNRRVELLEKAAQELYKEWFVRFRFPNHENTKFVNGLPEGWEVRRVKEYGRVETGKTPPTSDPDNYSNEIMFVKTPDMHGNSFVIETEEWLSFKGHKTQPKKLLPENSIMVSCIGTGGVVAINSSKAHTNQQINSIIPDDAKYLEWLYFTCKSLKETIELFGATGATMTNLSKGKFEKLKVINPSKGLVYNFSEKINPIFIEIKNLMKQNQNLKKQRDLLLPRLMSGRLEV is encoded by the coding sequence ATGGGAGAATGGAAAATCAAGCGCATCAATCAACTTGGGGAAATATCTCGTGGGAGATCAAGACACAGACCGCGTGATGATAAATCGTTATATGGTGGTGAATATCCATTTGTTCAGACCGGCGATGTTAAGGCTTCGGAATTTTATTTGAGTAAATATTCTCAAACATATAATGAAAAAGGGTTAGCCCAAAGTAAACTATGGAAAAAAGGAACGCTTTGCATTACAATAGCTGCTAATATTGCTGAAACCGCAATTCTGGATATAGATGCATGCTTCCCTGATAGTATTGTTGGTTTTATTCCTTTCGATGATGAAGCTGATGTAAGGTTTGTAAAATATAGTTTTGACATGCTAAAGAAGGAAATGCAATTAGCTTCATTAGGTGCAACACAGGATAATTTTAGTGTTGAAAAGATGCTGAAGTTCAAATTCATTGTTCCCGATTTCAAGAAACAGAAAAGAGTTTCTGATATTCTCTCAACCTACGACGATTTAATAGAGAACAACAACCGTCGAGTTGAGTTGCTGGAAAAAGCAGCACAAGAGCTGTATAAAGAATGGTTTGTACGTTTTCGCTTTCCTAACCATGAGAATACAAAGTTTGTGAATGGTTTGCCTGAAGGTTGGGAAGTAAGACGCGTGAAAGAATATGGTCGAGTTGAAACTGGTAAAACTCCTCCTACGTCGGATCCCGATAACTATTCAAATGAGATAATGTTTGTTAAAACACCAGATATGCATGGAAATTCATTTGTGATTGAGACTGAAGAGTGGTTGTCATTTAAAGGGCATAAGACACAACCCAAAAAATTACTGCCTGAAAATTCAATTATGGTTAGTTGTATTGGTACAGGTGGTGTTGTTGCTATAAATTCATCAAAAGCACACACCAATCAGCAAATAAATTCAATTATTCCTGATGATGCAAAATATTTAGAATGGTTATATTTCACTTGTAAATCTTTAAAAGAAACAATAGAACTTTTTGGTGCAACTGGTGCAACAATGACAAATTTAAGTAAAGGTAAGTTTGAAAAGTTAAAGGTTATCAATCCAAGTAAAGGGCTAGTATATAATTTTAGTGAGAAAATAAATCCCATTTTTATTGAAATTAAGAATTTGATGAAACAAAATCAAAACCTCAAAAAACAGCGTGACCTTTTACTCCCACGTTTGATGAGCGGCAGATTGGAGGTGTAA
- a CDS encoding type I restriction-modification system subunit M encodes MTNTELKNLKDTLWQSADTLRADSGLKSSEYATPILGLIFLRFAESKYKQYEPAILEEYNKLKGSRMERAIHEIAIEKCGFYLPDEARYDFLLNLPETENIPEKVKQAMVDIELYTKELEDTLPKDEYYAVDGKDGKAVLKKLLKAFKDIPDNTSIDIFGDIYEYFLGKFALAEGQGGGEFFTPSTVVRYMVEVLNPTEGEIFDPACGSGGMFVQTAHYIATHRDKGNELNLRAYGVEKTGATVKLAKMNLALHNIRGTITHTNSYYNDPYNCFGRFDYVMANPPFNVDGIELSDVKDQPRFNTYGVPQNKSKTKKNASETVPNGNYLWINLFATSIKEKTGKAALVMANSASDAGNSEKDIRKKLIESGVVSQMVTLPKNMFNTVTLPATLWFFDAAHKNKDEILFIDARNIFTQVDRAHRKFSDEQIKNLAIISRLYEGDSDAFVALIDEYKNEIAHLEGGGEVDENKDIAYWQANIDWLLEHFPEGKYVDVTGLCKAAKIEGEDGIKDQDYSLNPGRYVGVVIEDDGMTVEEFKEEMLSLNNELLSLNDEAHGLEKKITDNLRELVM; translated from the coding sequence GTGACAAATACAGAATTAAAAAACTTAAAAGATACTCTCTGGCAATCAGCCGATACACTTAGAGCTGATTCCGGACTTAAGTCCAGTGAATATGCAACACCAATACTTGGACTAATCTTTCTGCGATTCGCTGAAAGTAAATATAAACAATACGAGCCAGCAATTTTAGAAGAATATAATAAACTAAAAGGATCTCGTATGGAGCGAGCAATTCATGAAATTGCTATTGAGAAATGTGGATTTTACCTACCAGATGAAGCACGATATGATTTTTTATTGAACTTGCCTGAGACTGAGAATATCCCTGAAAAAGTGAAGCAGGCAATGGTTGACATCGAGCTATATACAAAGGAATTAGAAGACACTCTTCCAAAGGATGAATACTATGCAGTTGATGGTAAGGACGGGAAAGCAGTTCTGAAGAAATTGCTTAAAGCATTTAAGGACATTCCAGATAATACGAGCATTGATATTTTCGGAGATATTTATGAGTATTTTCTTGGAAAGTTTGCACTGGCAGAAGGTCAAGGTGGTGGTGAATTTTTTACGCCATCGACAGTAGTACGTTATATGGTTGAGGTGTTGAATCCAACTGAGGGTGAAATATTTGACCCTGCATGTGGTAGTGGTGGTATGTTTGTTCAAACTGCCCATTATATAGCAACCCATAGAGATAAAGGCAATGAACTGAACCTTCGTGCGTATGGTGTTGAAAAGACAGGTGCGACCGTAAAACTTGCTAAGATGAATCTAGCTCTCCATAATATCCGTGGCACAATTACACATACCAATTCTTATTACAATGACCCATATAATTGTTTTGGTAGGTTTGATTATGTAATGGCAAACCCGCCATTTAATGTGGATGGAATAGAGCTTTCTGATGTAAAGGATCAGCCGAGATTTAATACTTACGGTGTTCCTCAGAATAAGAGTAAGACAAAGAAAAATGCCAGTGAAACAGTTCCAAATGGTAATTACTTATGGATTAATCTATTTGCTACATCCATCAAAGAAAAAACAGGAAAAGCTGCGTTGGTTATGGCGAACTCCGCATCAGATGCGGGCAATAGTGAAAAAGATATACGTAAGAAATTGATTGAGAGTGGTGTTGTTAGTCAAATGGTGACATTACCCAAAAATATGTTTAATACAGTAACCCTTCCAGCTACACTGTGGTTTTTTGATGCTGCCCATAAAAATAAAGACGAGATCCTCTTTATTGATGCCAGAAATATTTTTACGCAAGTGGATCGAGCACATCGTAAATTCTCTGATGAGCAGATAAAAAACTTGGCAATCATTTCACGCCTTTATGAAGGGGATAGTGATGCGTTTGTCGCGCTGATTGATGAGTATAAAAATGAAATCGCACATCTTGAAGGCGGTGGTGAGGTTGATGAAAATAAAGATATCGCCTACTGGCAGGCCAATATTGACTGGCTCCTTGAACATTTCCCAGAAGGTAAGTACGTTGATGTAACAGGACTTTGTAAAGCGGCTAAGATTGAAGGCGAAGATGGTATTAAGGATCAAGATTACTCGCTGAATCCAGGTAGATATGTTGGGGTTGTTATTGAAGATGACGGGATGACTGTGGAAGAATTTAAGGAAGAAATGCTGTCTTTGAATAATGAACTTTTGAGTTTAAATGATGAGGCGCATGGGCTTGAAAAAAAGATTACTGACAACTTAAGAGAGTTGGTGATGTAA
- a CDS encoding helix-turn-helix domain-containing protein, producing the protein MFEYMTVKEAAEKWGLSVRRVQFLCVEGRIEGAMKHASVWAIPKDADKPKDERIITGKYIKPKNNNQ; encoded by the coding sequence ATGTTTGAATACATGACTGTAAAAGAAGCTGCAGAAAAATGGGGATTATCCGTAAGGCGCGTTCAATTTCTTTGCGTTGAAGGACGGATAGAAGGTGCGATGAAGCATGCATCTGTGTGGGCAATTCCAAAAGATGCAGATAAACCAAAAGATGAGCGAATTATTACTGGAAAATACATTAAACCGAAGAATAATAATCAGTAG
- a CDS encoding RloB family protein has translation MSPLREFRSLTNRFDEDIKIEPLRRYYLIFEGANTERKYFQGIDNNRKELGINSHIELVILHKEGDISSYSHPIKLLELIEEKKKSLMRDGKFDKAIDRFVIVFDRDSYEKPEDYVEFVEKACADNILTVTSPCFELWLILHYENAVEKYVKPNRDKLFDNEKVSRAHSFASNLFSGVSGTNPKSGSFFNKLKGGIDLAIEQEKVLEQDILKMATEIGSNVGVLLVQMREDPRDVL, from the coding sequence ATGAGCCCACTAAGAGAATTTAGGTCACTTACAAATAGATTTGACGAAGATATTAAGATTGAACCTTTAAGAAGATATTATTTGATATTTGAAGGAGCCAATACAGAAAGAAAATATTTTCAAGGCATTGATAACAACAGAAAAGAGCTTGGCATCAACAGTCATATTGAACTGGTTATCCTTCATAAGGAAGGTGACATCAGTAGTTACAGTCACCCAATTAAATTGTTAGAGCTAATTGAGGAAAAGAAGAAATCCTTAATGCGTGATGGAAAATTTGACAAAGCAATTGATAGATTTGTAATTGTGTTTGATCGAGACAGCTATGAAAAGCCAGAGGACTATGTCGAGTTTGTTGAAAAAGCATGTGCAGACAATATTCTCACAGTGACAAGCCCATGCTTTGAACTTTGGTTGATATTGCATTATGAAAATGCTGTTGAAAAGTATGTTAAGCCGAATAGAGATAAGTTGTTTGATAATGAAAAAGTGAGCAGGGCACATTCTTTTGCCAGTAATTTATTTTCTGGAGTATCAGGAACTAATCCGAAATCGGGATCGTTTTTCAATAAACTAAAGGGCGGTATAGACCTTGCAATTGAGCAAGAGAAAGTATTGGAACAAGACATTTTAAAAATGGCAACAGAAATTGGTTCAAATGTTGGAGTTTTGCTTGTGCAGATGAGAGAAGATCCGAGGGATGTATTATAA